In Aeromicrobium sp. A1-2, the DNA window GTACGACATGGCGATCAAGGCGTTGGCGAACCTGCAGAACGCTGGCTTCAAGGACGCCAAGATCTCGGTCGTCTGCACGCGGCAGAACATCGGTCAGCTCGACGAGTTCAAGGCGCTGGCCGACCATTACGGCGCCACCTTGCGCCTGACCCGCTTGCGGCCTTCCGGCCGTGGAGCGGACGTGTGGGACGAGCTGCATCCGCTTCCCGAGCAGCAGAAGGTCCTGTACGACTGGCTCATGGCCAATGGCGAGAACGTCCTGACCGGCGACTCCTTCTTCCACCTGTCGGCCTTCGGTGAGACCCTCCCGGGCCTCAACCTGTGCGGCGCCGGCCGGGTCGTGTGCCTGATCGACCCGATCGGTGACGTGTATGCCTGCCCGTTCGCGATCCACGAGAACTTCCTCGCCGGCAACATCCTGGCTGACGGTGGCTTCGAGCGGGTGTGGCAGCTTTCGGAGCTCTTCAAGGATCTGCGGTCACCCCAGACCTCGGGTGCGTGCACGAAGTGCGAGTTCTTCGACGCCTGCCGCGGCGGCTGCATGGCGGCAAAGTTCTTCACCGGCCTGCCGCTCGACGGACCGGACCCCGAATGTGTCAAGGGCTACGGCGAGACCGCCCTGGCCGCCGACCGCTCGATCCCGGCGCAGAGCCAGGACCACTCACGTACCACCCCGGCCCGCAACCAGCCCGTGATGTTGACCCTGAGTCGACGTGAGGGCATCACGGCCCCGCCAGTATCAGCGTGCGCGGAGAACCCTCTCGCCGGCTTCACTCTTTAGAAGGAACACAGATGTCGAAGAACCCCTGGAAGCAGAACTCCTGGTTCGAGTCCGTCGCCGTCGCGCAGCAGCGTGCCAAGAAGCGCCTGCCGTCCTCGGTGTACGGCGCGCTGGTCGCGGGGTCCGAGCGCGGCCAGTCCATGGCCGACAACGAGGCGGCGTTCATGGAGCTGGGCTTCGCCCCACATGTGGCGGGCCATCAGGCCAAGCGCGACCTAGCAACCACCGTCATGGGCCAGGAGATTTCGCTGCCGGTGATCATGTCGCCGACAGGCGTCCAGGCTGTGCACCCCGATGGTGAGGTCGCCGTCGCCCGTGCCGCCGCAGCCCGCGGCACCGTGATCGGGTTGAGCAACTTTGCGTCCCGATCGGTCGAGGAGGTCGTCGAGGCGAACCCCGCGACGTTCTTCCAGATGTACTGGACCGGTGACCGTGACGTCATGATCCAGCGCATGGACCGTGCCCGCGCCGCCGGCGCAGTGGGTCTGATCGCGACTCTGGACTGGTCGTTCTCGATGGGCCGAGACTGGGGCAGCCCGGAGATCCCTGAGAAGGTCGACTTCAAGACCGCGATGAAGTTCGCGCCCCAGGTGCTGCGCAAGCCGCGCTGGTTGAAGTCGTTCGCGGGCAACCTGCCTGATCTGACCGCGCCCAACCTCGCTGGGCCCGGCGAGGCGAAGGGCCCGACGTTCTTCGGTGCCTACTACGAGTGGATGACGACACCGCCACCGTCGTGGGAAGACGTGGAGTGGATGCGCGAGCAGTGGGGCGGGCCGTTCATGCTCAAGGGTGTGTGCCGCGTCGACGATGCCCGTCGCGCGGTCGACGCCGGCGTCACAGCGATCTCGGTGTCCAACCACGGCGGCAACAACCTCGACGGCACGCCGGCTCCGATCCGGGCGCTTCCTGCCGTCGCCGACGCCGTCGGCGACCAGATCGAGGTACTTCTGGACGGTGGCATCCGCCGGGGCAGTGACGTCGTCAAGGCCGTCGCCCTCGGCGCTCGCGCAGTGATGATCGGCCGCGCCTATCTCTGGGGCCTCGCGGCGAACGGGCAGCCCGGGGTCGAGAATGTCCTGGACGTCCTGCGCAGCGGCATCGACTCGGCCCTCCTGGGCATGGGGGTCTCCTCGATCCACGAGGTCACTCCGGACCATCTGGTGATGGCTCCGGGATTCGCACGGAATCTCGGCGCGGTGGCGCACACGCCATGACCCCCCTCGCCGATGCCGTCTGGCCCGAGATCGGGAAGCGACCGCTCGTGCTGGTGCCGGTTGGCTCGATCGAGCAGCACGGACCTCACCTCCCGCTCGACACCGACACCACGATTGCCATCGCCGTGGCCGAAGGCGTCGCGGCGGCAACGGCGGGCGACGTGTATGTGGCTCCCGCTCTGACCTACGGGTCGAGCGGAGAGCACCAGGCCTTCGCCGGCACCAGCTCGATCGGCACGGAGGTCCTCCAACAGGTCGTCATCGAGCTGGTCCGCTCGATGAGCACATGGGCCGGACGGGTCGTGTTCGTCAACGCGCACGGAGGCAACCTGGCCGCTGTGTCCAAGGCGGTCTTCCAGATGATTGCCGAGCATCACGAGGTCGCTTGGGTGCCGTGCGCGACCGAGGGAGTCGACCTGCACGCGGGAGTTACCGAGACGTCCTTGATGCTGCACCTGCGCCCGTCGAGTGTCCGCCTCGACCGAGCGGAACCGGGGGAGACGCGCCCCTTGGCCGAGATCATGCCGCTGCTGATGGCCGGAGGCATGGCCGCGGTCTCGCCAAACGGGATCCTTGGTGACCCGACTGGCGCCAGCCCCGATGAAGGACGTCGGATTCTCGCGACCATGGTTGGTGACACCGTCAGCCGCTTGGAGCATGGGGTCGCCGACGCACGGGGGATGCTGCGCACCCTTTTTGCCGAGACCGTGTCGCGACAGTGACGGACCCGCCACTCCCGCTCGGCTTCACGGTGCGCCTGCATGACGAGGTCGAGCTGGTTGGCCAAGTGATCGTCGGACCCCGCGTCCTACGGCTGTCCGCTGCTGCGCGGCAACTGATCGTGGACCGCGAGGTGACGGTGTCGTCGTCGACCAGCGCGCTCCTGGCCGATCGCCTGCTGGATCTGGATATCGCCGAGCCCGTGATCGATCGGAAGGCCGATCAACCGCTCGACGAACTCACGGTCGTCGTGCCCGTCCGTGACAACGCCGCCGGCGTCGAGCGCCTGCTGCGCGGCCTTGCCCAGCGGGTGAGGTGCGTCGTGGTGGATGACGCGTCCGCCGACCCGCGGAGGCTCGCCGGCATCGTCGCGGAATACAGGTCACCACTGGTTCGGCTCGATCACAACGTTGGCCCGGCCGCCGCCCGCAACGCCGGCCTCCACCAGGTCGCCACGCCCTTCGTCGCGTTCGTGGACTCCGACGTCATGGTGTCCGCCGAGTCCCTCGCCGACCTGACGCGCCACTTCGTCGACCCCCGGCTGGCGGCAGTGGCTCCTCGCGTGAAGACACCACCTGGTGGCCGATGGTTCCAGCGCTACGAGGCGGCATCTGGGTCGCTCGACCTCGGACCCTCGGCGGCTACGGTCCGACCGTGGACACCGGTGACGTACGTCCCCAGCGCGTGCCTCCTGGCTCGGGTTGATGCGCTCGGTGCGGGATTCGACCCGCTCCTGCGCAGCGGTGAAGATGTCGACCTCATCTGGCGGCTCCAGGCCGATGGACACCGGGTGCGGTATGCCGCCGAAGTGACGGTGGATCACGACGCGCGGGACACCGTGGCCGGCTGGCTCGGCCGCAAGACGTTCTACGGGACCAGCGCGGCACCTCTGGCGCAGCGCCATGGGAATCGGGTGGCGCCCGCGGTGTTCACCCGGGCGCTCGCCACGACCGCAATGGGCGTCTTGCTGCAGCGAAGGTGGTCATGGGCCGTCGCAGTTGTCGGGGCTGCTGACTTCGCTCGGACCATGGGCTCGGGACTGTCAGACCTGACGCCGGGTCGGCGTGCCCAAGTGATCGCGGCAACGGGAACAACGATGGCTCGCCAGGTGCCGAGCCTGATGCTCCGCCACTGGTGGCCCGTGTCGATCGCGTTGGCGCTCGTGTCGTCGCGGGCACGCCGAGCCCTGGCCACCGCAGCCGTCCTCGACGGGGTCCTTGCGCATCGGGCTTCGGGGGCGAAGCTGGACCCGGTCCGCTATATTCTCGCCCGCCGGGCCGACGACGTCGCCTACGGCGCCGGGGTCTGGCAGGGAGCGGTCCGGCAACGATCGGTCCGCTGCCTGCTCCCACGCTGGATGCCGCCCCGCCGATCCGAGCCCGACACATGACCTACGACTACATCGTGGTCGGCGCCGGCGCGGCAGGGTGCGTGCTCGCGGCCAGGCTGGCTTCCGAAGCGGGCGTGACGGTCCTCCTGGTCGAGGACGGCGGATCAGGACGCAGCCCTGTGCTGTCCGTCCCTCGCGCCTTCTACTTCACGCTGCGCTCGAAACGACACACCCACAGCTACCCGACCCGACCGATCCCCGGTGGCGGCCCCGAGACCTGGATCCGCGGCCGAGGGATCGGTGGCTCGACGCTGATCAACGGCATGATGTACGTCCGTGGTGCCGCAGCCGACTTCGCGGCACTTGAGGCCGCCGGCAATTCTGGGTGGGGTGCCGCCGAGTTCCAACGAGCGTACGACACCATCGAGCAGCGTCTCGACGTCTCGACCCCGACCGAGTCCGACGAGGTCACCAACGCGCTCTTCGAGGCAGCCCGCACCGTTGGCCTCCGTAGGACCGAAGACTTCAATACCTCCGACGACGCACGGATCGGCTTCACGCCAGCAACGATCCGCAACGGACGCCGGGTCAGCGCCGCGACCTTCCTCGACCCCGCACGCAAGGGCAGCGGCCTGAACATCATGACGCACGCCCGCGCCGAGCAGCTGATCCTCGAAGGCACCCGCGTAGTCGGAGTCCGGCTCCGCCGCCGCGGACGAGTCGTGGAGGCGCGGGCCAGCCGGGAGGTGCTCGTCGCCGCCGGCACGATCGAGAGCCCGCTATTGCTCGAACGATCAGGCATCGGCCGCCCCGACATCCTCGCCGCGGCCGGCGTGACGCCGATCGTGGAAAGTCCCAACGTGGGGGAGCGGGTGATCGAGCAGCGCGCTGTCAGCATGCAGGTCCGGTTCCGCGATCGGCACGGAGCCACAGAACGACTCAACACCCGGCCACGACAACTGGTCGAGGGAGCCCGCTACCTCGCCACCCGGCGCGGACCCATCGCGACCAGCGGCTACGACGTCGTGAGCGCATTCTGCTCCTCACCCGAGGCCGCCCGTCCCGACGCTCAGGGTGTGTGGGTGCCGGTCGCGCTCGACGAGACCTCGACCGAGATGAAGCTCGCACCGTACTCAGGTCTCCTGTTCACGGGCTACGCCCTGCGCCCCACGACACCCTCGTCGGTCCACCTGGGCGGCGCTGATCCTGACGCTCCACCGGTCATCGAGCAGCAGTACTTCCGGGACGCCGCCGAACGTGAGACGACCAGCGCAATCCTCGACCACGCTCGCCAGGTCGTCGCCACCGCACCGCTCGCAGACCTCGTCCACACCGAGGTCTTCCCAGGACCGTTGGTGACGACACCGGATGATGTGATCCGGTACGCCCGCGCGTCGGGAGGCGGGATCTACCACGCAGTCGGCTCCTGCGGCATGGGTCCCTCCGACGATGACGTCGTCGATCATTCGCTGCGCGTCCGTGGCGTCGACGGACTGCGGATCGTAGACGCCTCGGTGCTCCCCAACCAGGTGTCCGGCAACTCAGCGGCCCCCGTCATGGCCGTGGGCTGGATTGCCGCGGAGATGGTTCTGGCGGACCGCTGAAGTGTTCGACTCCATCGGGGACGTGTGCCCCGGAGTGTCCCGCACGCCATGGGTGCGCTGTTCCAGCAGAGGAAAATCTGCAGGGGTGGATGGGGACGTCTAGGTTTCACGTACGGAATCGGTGCCTCGGCCGATGGCGGGTCTTGGTCTGTCAAGATCGCCGGGCACGACCACTCCTAGCGGTCGTAGTCGATGTGGACGTCGTTGCTGGTGGGTCGGGACTGGCAGGTGAGCACGAGACCGGCGGCGACCTCGGCATCGCTGAGCACATCGTTGTGGGCCATTTCGACGGTCCCCAAGCACAGCTGTGCCTGACAGGTTCCGCACAACCCCGAGCGACACGACCACGGCACGTCGCGGCCGGTGGCCAGAGCAGCGTCGAGCACCGTACGCCCGGCGAAAGGCACCGCGTGCTCCTGCCCGCCGATGACGAACGTGAGATTGGCGTCAGCATGGGCCGCTGCCTCTGCCGAGATGGTGATCCCGCGCTCTGCACCCGGCGTGTAGGACTCGGAGTGCACGGCGCCGGGGTCAACGCCCAAGTCGCTGAGCGCGCTGTTGACGACATCCGCCATGGCGTCGGGTCCGCAGACAAACCACACGTCGACCGCGGCGAGTGTGCCGTCGTCAATCCAGGCGCGGAACATGGCGACGTCCAGGTAGCCATCGGTGGTCTCGAACACGTCGATGACCTTCAGTTGGTCCGGGTGTTGCTTCTGCAACTCATCGAGTTCTCGGGTGAACATCCTCGAAGCGGCGTCGCGGTTGGCGTGCAGCAGGGTGAACTTGCTGCCGGGCTCCTCCTCGAGGGTCGTGGCGAGTACCGAGAGCACCGGTCCAACGCCACTACCGCCCGCGATGCCGACGTGGTGCCGCTGCGACGTGGGGTCGAGCGGCACGCTGAATCTGCCGGTGGGGGGCGAGACGCCCAGGACATCGCCCGCCCTGAGTCGGTCGACCGCATAGCTGGAGAACTGCCCGCCGGGGGCACGCTTGATGCCCACGGCAAGTCTGGCCTCGGACCGCGCCGGATAGATGGAGTAGGTGCGCCGCACGTCCTCGCTGTCGACGACGGCGCGAATCGAGACATGCTGCCCCGCCTCGTAGACGAAGAGCTCCTTGAGGTCGTCTGGCACGTCAAAGGTGACTGTCACACTGTCGGGAGTGACCTGCTCGACGGCCGCGACCTTCAGCTGGTGGAAGGCGTGCGCGCCCGATCCGATGGCGGCGTGACTCTCGAGCGAGGTGTAGAAGTGGGCCACGTCGCCGCCGGCTTCGTAGTGCTCGAACCACACGTCGGCAAAAGCTGGCAGCGGCTGGTCGCCGGGGTCGTGGAAGGGCGACTGGGAGTCCAGCAGCCCGCGAATCATCTCGCGCGACTCGTCTTTGGGTAGGTCGGGGAACGGCGTCGGGATCTCGACCTTCGTCCGCCACGGCAGCCAGTTCGCGACCGTCGTCTTCAAGCTCCACTTCGCCGACAGGACCCGAGCATCGAGCACGCGCTCCTCAATTGGCACGTATCGGTTGAATCCGGCCAGGATCAGCTCCATGACGACCAGGCTGTGCCACGCAGCGGACGGCACGATGAACGAGCGGTACCACTTGTTCTTGACCACCGCCTGATAGATGATCAGGCCCGACGATCGATGCTCCACCTCCTCGCAGAAGTGCCAGAGGAACAGCGATGCGACCCGCTCGTCGCCCGCCCTGAACAGCGTCTTCTCGTGGTCGAGCAACATCTTGAAGAACGGCGTGAAGGTGGCCTCGAGGTCGGCGAGGAACGCCAGGCGCCAGGAGAGTGATTTCTTCTTGGCCAGTCGCTGGTAGTAGTCGATTGCTTCTTGCAGCGTCTCTTCGAGGCCGGGATAGGCACGTGCCAGCGCATCGGCGTGGGTGCGGTGGGCCATGGAGTGCTGGGCCTCTTGGTTCACGAAAGCCCTAGCCTCTTCGAGAACCCCCGGATCCTCGATCTGTGGCATCGCCTCGCGTACGGCCGCCACCACAAACTTCTCGAACGCGATGGCCAGGAACGAGATGGCGTTGGCCTGGAGCGAGAACGCAGGGTTCGAAGGATTCCAGTTGAACGGGATGTCCCCGCCGAAGTCGAAGTCGATCTTGCGTACAACGAGATCTGTCATGGCATCCTGCTCTCTAGCGTCAAAGTGGAGTCAGTGTCACATTTGATTGGCTGGCGTGCAAGGTGCCGCCCGAGATTTGCCACCATTTCGGCATGTCGGCGGTAGCGGTGGCACACTGTCCACTAGTATGTGTCGCAAAAGCGTTGTGAATGATGTCTTCACCTACCGCTTGTTCCGGAGGAGAGCCGATGGCTGGACCTGGCTGGGGAGGCAGTCCTCCCGGCAACGAAGAAGAGGCACGTCGTCGTATCGTCGCTGCGACGGCCGCGTGCGTGCGTCGCCTTGGGGCCTCCGCAACAACGATGCAGGCCGTGGCCGACGAGCTTGGCATCACGCGCCGCACGATGTACCGCTACTTCCCGAGCGTGGAAGCGCTGTTCGCAGCGG includes these proteins:
- a CDS encoding GMC family oxidoreductase — protein: MTYDYIVVGAGAAGCVLAARLASEAGVTVLLVEDGGSGRSPVLSVPRAFYFTLRSKRHTHSYPTRPIPGGGPETWIRGRGIGGSTLINGMMYVRGAAADFAALEAAGNSGWGAAEFQRAYDTIEQRLDVSTPTESDEVTNALFEAARTVGLRRTEDFNTSDDARIGFTPATIRNGRRVSAATFLDPARKGSGLNIMTHARAEQLILEGTRVVGVRLRRRGRVVEARASREVLVAAGTIESPLLLERSGIGRPDILAAAGVTPIVESPNVGERVIEQRAVSMQVRFRDRHGATERLNTRPRQLVEGARYLATRRGPIATSGYDVVSAFCSSPEAARPDAQGVWVPVALDETSTEMKLAPYSGLLFTGYALRPTTPSSVHLGGADPDAPPVIEQQYFRDAAERETTSAILDHARQVVATAPLADLVHTEVFPGPLVTTPDDVIRYARASGGGIYHAVGSCGMGPSDDDVVDHSLRVRGVDGLRIVDASVLPNQVSGNSAAPVMAVGWIAAEMVLADR
- the mftD gene encoding pre-mycofactocin synthase MftD (MftD, an enzyme found in the mycofactocin biosynthesis locus, performs an oxidative deamination of 3-amino-5-[(p-hydroxyphenyl)methyl]-4,4-dimethyl-2-pyrrolidinone (AHDP). The resulting compound, now called pre-mycofactocin (PMFT), is a biologically active redox cofactor that can oxidize the non-exchangeable NADH of TIGR03971 family SDR-type oxidoreductases.) — encoded protein: MSKNPWKQNSWFESVAVAQQRAKKRLPSSVYGALVAGSERGQSMADNEAAFMELGFAPHVAGHQAKRDLATTVMGQEISLPVIMSPTGVQAVHPDGEVAVARAAAARGTVIGLSNFASRSVEEVVEANPATFFQMYWTGDRDVMIQRMDRARAAGAVGLIATLDWSFSMGRDWGSPEIPEKVDFKTAMKFAPQVLRKPRWLKSFAGNLPDLTAPNLAGPGEAKGPTFFGAYYEWMTTPPPSWEDVEWMREQWGGPFMLKGVCRVDDARRAVDAGVTAISVSNHGGNNLDGTPAPIRALPAVADAVGDQIEVLLDGGIRRGSDVVKAVALGARAVMIGRAYLWGLAANGQPGVENVLDVLRSGIDSALLGMGVSSIHEVTPDHLVMAPGFARNLGAVAHTP
- the mftE gene encoding mycofactocin biosynthesis peptidyl-dipeptidase MftE, producing the protein MTPLADAVWPEIGKRPLVLVPVGSIEQHGPHLPLDTDTTIAIAVAEGVAAATAGDVYVAPALTYGSSGEHQAFAGTSSIGTEVLQQVVIELVRSMSTWAGRVVFVNAHGGNLAAVSKAVFQMIAEHHEVAWVPCATEGVDLHAGVTETSLMLHLRPSSVRLDRAEPGETRPLAEIMPLLMAGGMAAVSPNGILGDPTGASPDEGRRILATMVGDTVSRLEHGVADARGMLRTLFAETVSRQ
- a CDS encoding metal-dependent hydrolase; amino-acid sequence: MTDLVVRKIDFDFGGDIPFNWNPSNPAFSLQANAISFLAIAFEKFVVAAVREAMPQIEDPGVLEEARAFVNQEAQHSMAHRTHADALARAYPGLEETLQEAIDYYQRLAKKKSLSWRLAFLADLEATFTPFFKMLLDHEKTLFRAGDERVASLFLWHFCEEVEHRSSGLIIYQAVVKNKWYRSFIVPSAAWHSLVVMELILAGFNRYVPIEERVLDARVLSAKWSLKTTVANWLPWRTKVEIPTPFPDLPKDESREMIRGLLDSQSPFHDPGDQPLPAFADVWFEHYEAGGDVAHFYTSLESHAAIGSGAHAFHQLKVAAVEQVTPDSVTVTFDVPDDLKELFVYEAGQHVSIRAVVDSEDVRRTYSIYPARSEARLAVGIKRAPGGQFSSYAVDRLRAGDVLGVSPPTGRFSVPLDPTSQRHHVGIAGGSGVGPVLSVLATTLEEEPGSKFTLLHANRDAASRMFTRELDELQKQHPDQLKVIDVFETTDGYLDVAMFRAWIDDGTLAAVDVWFVCGPDAMADVVNSALSDLGVDPGAVHSESYTPGAERGITISAEAAAHADANLTFVIGGQEHAVPFAGRTVLDAALATGRDVPWSCRSGLCGTCQAQLCLGTVEMAHNDVLSDAEVAAGLVLTCQSRPTSNDVHIDYDR
- the mftF gene encoding mycofactocin biosynthesis glycosyltransferase MftF (Members of this protein family, MftF, are glycosyltransferases, members of PF00535 (glycosyl transferase family 2). The encoding gene is found as part of the mycofactocin cassette, in Mycobacterium tuberculosis, many other Actinobacteria, and occasional members of other lineages. Mycofactocin itself, a putative redox carrier, is a heavily modified derivative of the C-terminal Val-Tyr dipeptide of the mycofactocin precursor MftA (TIGR03969).), translating into MTDPPLPLGFTVRLHDEVELVGQVIVGPRVLRLSAAARQLIVDREVTVSSSTSALLADRLLDLDIAEPVIDRKADQPLDELTVVVPVRDNAAGVERLLRGLAQRVRCVVVDDASADPRRLAGIVAEYRSPLVRLDHNVGPAAARNAGLHQVATPFVAFVDSDVMVSAESLADLTRHFVDPRLAAVAPRVKTPPGGRWFQRYEAASGSLDLGPSAATVRPWTPVTYVPSACLLARVDALGAGFDPLLRSGEDVDLIWRLQADGHRVRYAAEVTVDHDARDTVAGWLGRKTFYGTSAAPLAQRHGNRVAPAVFTRALATTAMGVLLQRRWSWAVAVVGAADFARTMGSGLSDLTPGRRAQVIAATGTTMARQVPSLMLRHWWPVSIALALVSSRARRALATAAVLDGVLAHRASGAKLDPVRYILARRADDVAYGAGVWQGAVRQRSVRCLLPRWMPPRRSEPDT
- the mftC gene encoding mycofactocin radical SAM maturase (MftC is a radical SAM/SPASM enzyme that catalyzes the first two steps in biosynthesis of the electron carrier mycofactocin from the terminal Val-Tyr dipeptide of the precursor peptide MftA.), with the protein product MTILQNRPVIDRPKDASLIEQFELGLDAPICLTWELTYACNLACAHCLSSSGKRDPRELDTDQCKAVIDELQRMQVFYVNIGGGEPTIRPDFWELLEYAVAHDVGVKFSTNGVRLNPEGAAFLASTDYVDVQISLDGATAEVNDYVRGPGSYDMAIKALANLQNAGFKDAKISVVCTRQNIGQLDEFKALADHYGATLRLTRLRPSGRGADVWDELHPLPEQQKVLYDWLMANGENVLTGDSFFHLSAFGETLPGLNLCGAGRVVCLIDPIGDVYACPFAIHENFLAGNILADGGFERVWQLSELFKDLRSPQTSGACTKCEFFDACRGGCMAAKFFTGLPLDGPDPECVKGYGETALAADRSIPAQSQDHSRTTPARNQPVMLTLSRREGITAPPVSACAENPLAGFTL